From a single Chitinophaga sp. Cy-1792 genomic region:
- a CDS encoding RagB/SusD family nutrient uptake outer membrane protein translates to MKIKLYILSFLVLSICSCEKYLDRQSDDALTEADLFKTEANTLASLMNTYTYMPYEAETNGMNHPFNISSDEGSSAYPSRGFAYINQDLWTTSANNYYDQTYTPSYKGIRAANYFMLHVNESPITDDQKKIYYNEARFLRAYYYFLLMRSYGPVILIGNNPVDFTSDNLSKVDRAPWDSCLNYVVSELDAVAGNLPDNWGASFSGRATKGAAMAVKARLMLYAARPLFNGCKLYSSMTNKFGQHLFPAAPDMNKWQEAAAASKAIIDLNKYKLVGQDESAANNYNAYTYLKNLFLTRTVSNSEFIFTEEVSAYGERRNTVPQTAGGYGGVGATQKMVDGFAMSNGRYPITGYTNNGATPIIDKSSGYTETGFTTITHPVLGKAVNVSTMYQNRDPRFYMDIFWSGLPWIDAGGARTIAEVQYNLNGNSGPGTSNNYPPTGYTPFKFIDLSIKYGIDDWGTLSYPLFRYAEVLLNYVEALNEYDPNNADIITYLNLIRRRAGIPGIEVAYPEAVGNQVLMRELIRKERFVELCFENQRYFDTRTWMTAPVENSGPVYGLNVWNTDDKVNGPYWQRTVVKLEAGFNGVRVFTPRCYLFPFKDYEIVTARLTQNYGW, encoded by the coding sequence ATGAAAATAAAGCTATATATACTTTCTTTCCTGGTGTTATCGATTTGCAGCTGTGAGAAATACCTGGACAGACAATCAGATGATGCGCTAACAGAAGCCGACTTATTCAAAACGGAGGCAAACACACTGGCCTCGCTGATGAATACCTACACTTATATGCCTTATGAGGCGGAAACCAATGGGATGAACCACCCATTTAATATTTCCTCAGATGAAGGCTCCAGTGCTTACCCGTCGAGGGGCTTTGCATATATCAATCAGGATCTGTGGACAACCTCTGCAAATAATTATTACGATCAGACGTATACACCGTCCTATAAAGGCATCCGGGCAGCCAATTATTTTATGTTGCATGTAAATGAATCACCTATTACGGATGATCAGAAGAAAATTTACTACAATGAAGCCAGGTTCCTGAGAGCATACTATTATTTTCTTTTAATGAGATCCTACGGCCCGGTAATTCTGATAGGCAATAATCCGGTAGACTTTACCTCCGATAACCTTTCTAAGGTTGACAGAGCGCCATGGGATTCCTGTCTGAACTATGTTGTTTCAGAACTGGATGCTGTTGCTGGAAATCTTCCTGACAACTGGGGTGCAAGTTTTTCCGGCAGAGCCACCAAAGGTGCTGCCATGGCTGTAAAAGCCCGACTGATGTTATATGCGGCAAGGCCCTTGTTTAACGGTTGTAAATTATATAGCAGTATGACCAATAAATTCGGTCAGCATCTTTTTCCTGCGGCACCGGATATGAATAAATGGCAGGAGGCAGCCGCTGCAAGCAAAGCTATCATTGATCTGAACAAGTACAAACTGGTAGGACAGGATGAATCGGCTGCTAATAACTATAACGCATATACGTATTTAAAGAATCTGTTCCTTACCAGAACAGTGAGCAATAGCGAGTTTATTTTTACGGAAGAAGTATCTGCCTATGGAGAACGCAGAAACACTGTACCACAAACGGCTGGCGGCTATGGTGGAGTAGGCGCTACACAAAAAATGGTAGACGGTTTTGCCATGAGTAACGGCAGATATCCGATTACGGGCTATACCAATAATGGCGCTACTCCCATCATTGATAAGAGCTCCGGGTATACTGAAACAGGCTTCACCACTATAACGCACCCGGTTTTAGGAAAAGCGGTGAATGTTTCCACCATGTATCAGAACAGGGACCCCAGATTTTATATGGATATCTTCTGGAGCGGGCTTCCATGGATAGATGCCGGCGGAGCCAGAACCATCGCTGAAGTACAGTATAACCTGAATGGTAACTCCGGCCCGGGAACAAGTAATAACTATCCGCCTACGGGATACACACCTTTTAAATTCATTGACCTGTCTATCAAATATGGAATAGATGACTGGGGAACTTTATCTTATCCGCTTTTCAGGTATGCAGAAGTTTTGCTCAACTATGTAGAGGCATTGAATGAATATGATCCGAACAACGCGGATATCATTACCTACCTCAATCTTATCCGCAGGAGAGCAGGCATACCAGGGATAGAAGTCGCCTATCCTGAAGCAGTAGGTAACCAGGTACTGATGCGGGAGCTTATCCGCAAGGAACGCTTTGTAGAGTTATGCTTCGAAAATCAGCGCTATTTTGATACCAGGACCTGGATGACTGCACCTGTTGAAAACAGTGGCCCTGTCTACGGCCTCAATGTCTGGAATACGGATGACAAAGTAAACGGCCCCTACTGGCAGCGTACTGTAGTTAAGCTGGAAGCCGGATTTAACGGCGTGAGAGTGTTTACTCCAAGATGCTACCTGTTCCCATTCAAAGACTATGAGATTGTAACAGCCAGGCTGACACAAAACTATGGCTGGTGA
- a CDS encoding glycosyltransferase, with amino-acid sequence MLDNLGEIALYFFAAIAGIQICYYLFIFSRVAFYRRKFDTDQPPAGQFSVIICAKDEELNLQRNLPGVLQQRYHDHLKPEYEVIVVNDNSEDDSRYYLQSIEPGYPHYRTIEIKQPAKFIPGKKFPLSMGLRGAAFENILLTDADCKPGSTYWLSLMSQGFTENKEIVLGYGAYNKKPGFLNKVIRYETFFSALQHLGFAMSGMPYMGVGRNLAYKKELFYRHKGFTSHQHLAGGDDDLFVNTAANRKNVGVVIDKKAFTYSEAKSSWSSWFRQKTRHMTTGKHYRFAHKFVLGLFSMTHFLFYPAFILALFFPPPILWYALGIFGFKLLVQSVIMFAAMRKLDERDLFKFSLFLDIFMLFYYIIFTPALLIKSKNRW; translated from the coding sequence ATGCTTGACAACCTTGGTGAAATTGCCTTATACTTCTTTGCTGCTATAGCAGGAATTCAGATATGCTATTACCTGTTCATCTTTTCAAGGGTGGCATTCTATCGTCGGAAATTCGACACTGACCAGCCACCGGCGGGGCAGTTTTCGGTTATTATCTGTGCCAAGGACGAGGAGCTGAACCTTCAGCGAAACCTCCCAGGCGTATTGCAACAACGTTATCATGACCACCTGAAGCCTGAATATGAGGTGATTGTGGTAAATGACAACTCCGAAGACGACAGCCGTTACTATCTCCAGTCAATAGAACCGGGTTATCCACATTACAGAACCATAGAGATCAAACAGCCGGCGAAGTTCATTCCCGGCAAGAAGTTCCCATTATCTATGGGGCTCCGTGGGGCAGCTTTTGAAAATATCCTGCTCACCGATGCCGACTGTAAACCAGGGAGTACCTACTGGCTGTCGCTGATGAGCCAGGGCTTCACGGAAAACAAGGAGATCGTACTGGGCTATGGCGCCTATAATAAAAAGCCGGGCTTCCTCAATAAAGTGATCCGCTACGAAACTTTCTTCAGTGCCTTACAGCACCTGGGCTTTGCGATGAGCGGCATGCCTTATATGGGCGTGGGCCGTAATCTTGCCTATAAAAAAGAACTTTTCTACCGTCATAAAGGGTTTACCAGTCACCAGCACCTCGCTGGCGGCGACGACGACCTGTTTGTGAATACAGCCGCCAACCGTAAAAACGTGGGCGTGGTAATCGACAAAAAAGCCTTTACCTACTCAGAAGCCAAAAGCAGCTGGAGCAGCTGGTTCCGCCAGAAAACCCGTCACATGACGACCGGCAAACATTACCGTTTTGCCCATAAGTTCGTATTGGGACTGTTTTCCATGACGCATTTCCTTTTCTATCCGGCCTTTATCCTGGCCTTATTCTTCCCGCCACCAATTTTGTGGTATGCCCTGGGTATATTCGGGTTTAAGCTGCTGGTACAATCTGTTATTATGTTTGCCGCCATGCGCAAACTGGATGAGAGAGACCTGTTCAAATTCAGCCTCTTCCTGGATATCTTCATGTTATTCTATTATATCATCTTTACACCTGCTTTACTTATAAAATCCAAAAACCGTTGGTAA
- a CDS encoding citrate (Si)-synthase, eukaryotic, with the protein MGNIKEKFKVKADELNAEVKDLLKNHGNTKVGDVTVAQVYQGMRGITGLVTETSLLDANEGIRFRGYSIPELREKLPKVKGGQEPLPEGLFYLMLIGELPTEEDVQDLSATLGRRSHVPNHVFDAIEALPISTHPMTMFTVGIMALQTESSFAKAYGEGINKKDYWSYTFEDTLNLIARLPRIAAYIYRRKYKNNDHIQPNGMLDWAGNFAHMLGYSDEAFRELMRLYMVIHADHEGGNVSAHTTHLVGSALSDAYLSFAAGMNGLAGPLHGLANQEVIKWILDMREELGGGMPTKEEIAAYVRKTLSEGKVVPGYGHAVLRKTDPRFTAQMEFAKTHLPNDELVKIVWMVYETVPPILQDLGKVKNPWPNVDAHSGALLLHYGMAEYEFYTVLFGVSRALGVLASLCWDRALGLSIERPKSVTTEWMKLFVEGKVDDAE; encoded by the coding sequence ATGGGGAACATAAAAGAAAAGTTTAAGGTTAAGGCGGATGAACTGAACGCTGAAGTAAAAGACCTGTTGAAGAACCATGGCAACACAAAAGTGGGCGATGTTACAGTAGCACAGGTTTACCAGGGTATGCGTGGTATTACCGGACTGGTTACTGAAACCTCTCTCCTCGACGCGAATGAGGGTATTCGTTTCCGTGGATATTCCATCCCGGAACTGAGAGAAAAATTACCAAAAGTGAAAGGTGGCCAGGAGCCATTACCAGAAGGTTTATTTTACCTGATGCTGATAGGCGAATTGCCTACAGAAGAGGATGTACAGGATTTATCAGCTACGCTGGGTCGTCGTTCCCATGTGCCTAACCACGTGTTTGACGCCATCGAAGCTTTACCTATATCTACACACCCAATGACCATGTTTACCGTTGGTATCATGGCACTGCAAACAGAATCTTCTTTCGCTAAAGCATACGGAGAAGGTATCAATAAAAAAGATTACTGGAGCTATACATTTGAAGATACACTGAACCTGATCGCACGTCTGCCACGTATTGCTGCATATATCTATCGCCGCAAATACAAGAATAACGATCATATTCAGCCAAACGGTATGCTGGACTGGGCTGGTAACTTCGCACACATGCTGGGTTACTCAGACGAGGCTTTCCGTGAACTGATGCGTTTGTACATGGTAATCCACGCGGACCACGAAGGTGGTAACGTAAGTGCACACACCACTCACCTGGTAGGTTCTGCACTGAGCGATGCCTACCTGTCTTTCGCAGCGGGTATGAACGGTCTGGCAGGTCCTTTACACGGCCTGGCTAACCAGGAAGTGATCAAATGGATCCTGGATATGCGCGAAGAACTGGGTGGTGGTATGCCAACCAAAGAAGAAATCGCTGCATATGTTCGCAAAACATTATCAGAAGGTAAAGTGGTGCCAGGTTACGGTCACGCCGTACTGCGTAAAACTGACCCTCGCTTCACCGCTCAGATGGAGTTTGCAAAAACTCACCTGCCTAACGATGAACTCGTGAAAATCGTTTGGATGGTATACGAAACTGTACCTCCAATCCTGCAGGACCTGGGCAAAGTGAAAAACCCTTGGCCTAACGTAGATGCGCATTCCGGAGCTTTACTGCTTCACTATGGCATGGCAGAATACGAATTCTACACCGTGCTGTTTGGCGTTTCACGTGCACTCGGCGTACTGGCTTCTCTCTGCTGGGATCGCGCACTGGGCCTGTCTATCGAAAGACCTAAATCCGTTACAACTGAATGGATGAAACTCTTCGTAGAAGGAAAAGTAGATGATGCTGAATAA
- a CDS encoding LptF/LptG family permease, whose translation MPKFLTKIDWYILRKLIGTFIYSLAIFLLISVVIDITEKVDDFMRNHLSLREIVVDYYFGFIPHILALLFPLFIFLSVIFFTSKMAYRSEIIAILSAGVSFRRFLRPYWVGAFLFGGILWLANFWVVPNANRIRTAFENKYLHSHDNQNSQFDRSTRIDSFTYVTFGTYDPNYYNGSTFILQKIHGQEINYRLRADRVSYDSTAKKWRLDYVTIRTMNGLHENWRSLQDTMIQIPLVPKDLVEEKNMHEAMTTPELRRYIKREAIRGAEGLNTYWVEYYRRTAAAAAVVILTLIGGIIAAKKVRGGSGLHLALGIVISASYIIALQFATVFSVKADLDPLVAVWIPNFAFGGLALWLYKRAPK comes from the coding sequence ATGCCGAAATTCCTGACTAAAATAGACTGGTATATATTACGTAAGCTGATAGGTACCTTTATTTATTCACTGGCGATCTTCCTGCTGATCTCCGTGGTGATCGACATTACGGAGAAGGTAGATGATTTCATGAGAAATCACCTGTCGCTACGGGAAATTGTTGTTGATTATTACTTCGGTTTTATTCCGCATATCCTGGCATTGTTGTTCCCGCTGTTCATCTTCCTGTCGGTAATTTTCTTTACCTCCAAGATGGCGTATCGCTCGGAAATCATTGCCATACTGAGTGCCGGTGTGAGCTTCCGCAGGTTCCTGCGCCCTTACTGGGTAGGAGCTTTCCTGTTTGGTGGCATCCTCTGGCTGGCCAACTTCTGGGTAGTACCTAATGCCAACCGTATCAGAACAGCCTTCGAAAATAAGTACCTGCACAGCCATGATAACCAGAACTCACAGTTCGACCGAAGTACCCGTATCGATAGCTTTACCTACGTTACCTTTGGTACCTACGACCCGAACTACTATAATGGCTCCACTTTCATATTACAGAAAATCCATGGCCAGGAAATCAATTACCGGCTGCGTGCAGACAGGGTTAGTTACGATTCTACCGCCAAAAAATGGCGGCTGGACTATGTAACCATCCGTACCATGAATGGCCTGCATGAAAACTGGAGGAGTCTGCAGGATACCATGATCCAGATTCCGCTGGTTCCTAAGGACCTGGTAGAAGAAAAGAACATGCATGAAGCAATGACTACGCCTGAGCTGCGCCGCTATATCAAGCGGGAAGCCATTCGCGGGGCAGAGGGGCTGAATACTTACTGGGTGGAGTATTATCGCCGTACCGCCGCCGCCGCCGCCGTGGTGATCCTGACGCTCATCGGAGGTATTATTGCTGCCAAGAAAGTACGTGGTGGTAGTGGTTTGCACCTCGCGCTGGGTATTGTAATCAGTGCCAGTTATATTATTGCCTTGCAGTTTGCCACGGTGTTTTCCGTAAAAGCCGACCTGGACCCGCTGGTAGCAGTGTGGATACCGAATTTTGCATTCGGTGGACTGGCCTTGTGGCTTTACAAGCGGGCACCTAAATGA
- the recG gene encoding ATP-dependent DNA helicase RecG, with amino-acid sequence MLSNPIEYLKGVGPQRGELLRKEINIHTFKDLLEYFPFRYVDKTRIDKISDISGYEDFVQIRGRIIRMEVMGENRGKRLVATFKDETGIIELVWFQGWQWMQKSLRENVAYLVYGRVSAFNGNIQIAHPELDLLTEEIATGKQFLEPVYYTTEKLKARGLTAKAIGKLTKNLLEQLSPQEIRENIPQEILHQYRLMPRSLAYFKIHMPGGEEEAKQAQRRLKFEELFIAQIRICRLKIKRQKLSHGYVFGAVGEHFNDFYNNHLPFSLTGAQKRVLKEIRQDTMHGRQMNRLLQGDVGSGKTMVALLTALLAIDNGFQACLMAPTEILSQQHFKGLSELLENMPVRVALLTGSIKGKARKQILADVKEGNIHLLVGTHALLEKEVDFKNLGMAIIDEQHRFGVAQRARLWEKNSIPPHVLVMTATPIPRTLAMTIYGDLDVSVIDEMPPGRKPITTVHKTEFQRPQVMDFIKEEVKKGRQAYIVYPLIEDSEKMDYENLMKGYEEVKAFFPEPQYYISMVHGRQPADMRETNMQRFVSGDTNIMVATTVIEVGVNVPNASVMVIESTERFGLSQLHQLRGRVGRGAEQSFCVLMTGNKVSKDSKERINVMVQTNNGFIISEKDMELRGPGDIEGTRQSGILDFKLADILADKPILDAARNSAEKLLQQDMDLQLPENQGLREFLASQRSKTVWSKIS; translated from the coding sequence ATATTATCCAATCCGATAGAATACCTGAAAGGTGTTGGCCCGCAACGGGGTGAACTCCTGCGTAAGGAAATCAACATTCATACCTTCAAGGATTTACTCGAGTATTTTCCTTTCAGGTATGTCGATAAAACCCGTATTGATAAAATCAGTGATATCAGCGGGTATGAAGATTTTGTGCAGATAAGAGGACGTATCATCCGGATGGAGGTCATGGGGGAAAACAGGGGGAAACGACTGGTAGCCACCTTTAAGGACGAAACAGGTATCATTGAACTGGTATGGTTTCAGGGATGGCAATGGATGCAGAAGTCGCTCAGAGAGAATGTAGCTTACCTGGTATATGGCCGTGTGTCGGCCTTCAATGGCAATATACAGATCGCACACCCTGAACTGGACTTGCTGACAGAGGAAATAGCCACCGGAAAACAATTCCTGGAACCCGTTTACTACACCACCGAAAAATTAAAAGCAAGGGGACTAACGGCAAAGGCTATAGGAAAACTGACAAAAAACCTGCTGGAACAATTATCTCCACAGGAAATCAGAGAAAATATACCACAGGAAATCCTCCACCAGTACCGCCTCATGCCACGCTCCCTGGCCTATTTTAAAATACATATGCCAGGCGGCGAAGAAGAAGCTAAACAAGCCCAGCGCCGCCTGAAATTCGAAGAACTGTTTATCGCGCAGATACGCATCTGCCGCCTGAAAATAAAGCGACAGAAACTTTCTCACGGATATGTTTTCGGCGCAGTAGGAGAACATTTCAATGACTTCTACAACAATCATCTGCCTTTTTCCCTTACAGGTGCACAAAAACGTGTACTGAAAGAGATCCGCCAGGATACTATGCATGGCAGGCAGATGAACCGCCTCCTGCAAGGGGATGTAGGTAGCGGAAAAACAATGGTAGCCCTGCTCACCGCCCTGCTGGCCATCGATAATGGCTTCCAGGCCTGCCTGATGGCACCTACCGAAATCCTTTCCCAGCAGCATTTTAAAGGATTGTCCGAACTCCTGGAAAATATGCCGGTACGCGTAGCCCTGCTAACGGGCAGCATTAAGGGAAAAGCCAGGAAGCAAATACTGGCCGATGTGAAAGAGGGAAATATCCACCTGCTGGTAGGAACACATGCCCTGCTGGAAAAAGAAGTAGATTTTAAAAACCTGGGGATGGCCATCATCGATGAGCAGCACCGTTTTGGTGTGGCCCAGCGCGCACGCCTGTGGGAAAAAAATTCCATCCCGCCGCATGTACTCGTTATGACGGCAACGCCTATCCCGAGAACCCTGGCCATGACCATCTACGGCGATCTGGACGTATCGGTTATCGACGAAATGCCGCCAGGCCGTAAACCTATTACCACCGTACATAAAACAGAGTTCCAGCGCCCGCAGGTAATGGACTTTATAAAAGAAGAAGTGAAAAAAGGCCGCCAGGCCTATATCGTATATCCGTTGATAGAAGATTCAGAAAAAATGGATTACGAAAACCTGATGAAAGGCTACGAAGAAGTGAAAGCCTTTTTTCCAGAACCGCAATACTATATCAGTATGGTACATGGCCGGCAACCGGCAGACATGCGCGAAACAAATATGCAACGATTTGTTTCCGGCGATACCAACATTATGGTGGCTACTACTGTTATTGAAGTAGGCGTGAACGTACCCAATGCTTCCGTAATGGTCATTGAAAGTACTGAACGCTTCGGACTTTCCCAGCTGCACCAGCTGAGAGGCCGCGTAGGAAGGGGCGCTGAACAGTCATTCTGTGTACTCATGACAGGAAACAAAGTGAGTAAAGACTCCAAAGAACGTATTAACGTGATGGTGCAAACGAATAATGGCTTTATTATCTCCGAAAAAGATATGGAACTCCGTGGCCCGGGAGATATTGAAGGAACCCGGCAATCCGGTATCCTCGACTTTAAACTGGCAGATATCCTTGCAGACAAACCCATTTTAGACGCCGCCCGCAATAGTGCTGAAAAACTCCTGCAGCAAGACATGGATCTCCAGTTACCCGAAAACCAGGGTTTGAGAGAATTTTTGGCCTCACAACGAAGTAAAACGGTCTGGAGCAAAATTTCCTGA
- the rsmG gene encoding 16S rRNA (guanine(527)-N(7))-methyltransferase RsmG translates to MEIILKYFSDFTPKQTEQFEALKGLYTEWNEKINVISRKDIDSLYERHVLHSLSIAAVADFAPGTQIIDLGTGGGFPGIPLAIFFPEVQFHLVDSIGKKIKVVEGVAAELGLKNVTTAHSRVEEIKNRKFDIVVSRAVAPLGDLWRWSRNIMKKSTVPGKQFEKGLICLKGGDLAQEISESGLRPKKIDIYDIFPEESFKEKYIIMVKS, encoded by the coding sequence ATGGAGATTATTTTAAAGTATTTCAGCGACTTCACGCCAAAACAAACTGAGCAGTTTGAAGCGCTTAAAGGATTGTATACCGAATGGAATGAGAAAATCAATGTCATTTCAAGAAAAGACATCGATTCCTTATACGAGCGACATGTATTACATTCACTGAGTATTGCAGCCGTGGCTGATTTTGCACCTGGCACCCAGATCATCGATCTCGGTACCGGCGGCGGCTTTCCTGGTATTCCGCTGGCAATATTCTTTCCTGAAGTACAATTCCACCTGGTAGACTCCATCGGTAAAAAGATCAAGGTGGTAGAAGGTGTGGCCGCTGAACTGGGACTTAAAAACGTTACCACTGCCCATTCCCGTGTTGAAGAAATCAAGAACCGCAAATTCGATATCGTGGTTTCCCGCGCCGTAGCCCCGCTGGGCGACTTATGGCGCTGGAGCAGGAATATTATGAAGAAGTCCACTGTTCCCGGCAAACAGTTCGAAAAAGGACTGATATGCCTGAAAGGCGGCGACCTCGCCCAGGAAATCTCTGAAAGTGGCCTGAGACCAAAAAAGATAGATATCTATGACATCTTCCCGGAAGAAAGCTTCAAAGAGAAATATATTATCATGGTGAAGAGCTAA
- the tgt gene encoding tRNA guanosine(34) transglycosylase Tgt produces the protein MNFELITTDTGSKARAGKITTAHGEIETPIFMPVGTVGSVKAVTQEQLREAVQAQIILGNTYHLYLRPGLEVLSKAGGLHKFNGWDRPILTDSGGYQVFSLAANRKIKEEGVVFQSHIDGSRHLFTPENVMDIQRTIGADIIMAFDECPPYPSEYRYARKSMDLTHRWLDRCIQRLADTMPAYGHEQTLFPIVQGSTYKDLRKASAEYIASRGAAGNAIGGLSVGEPEEDMYEMCELVCDILPVEKPRYLMGVGTPWNILENISLGVDMFDCVMPTRNGRNGMLFTWNGVINIRNKKWADDFTPIDANSECFATKDYSKAYIRHLFVAGEILGMTLASIHNLAFYLELVKEARKQILAGTFSTWKPKMISQLKTRL, from the coding sequence GTGAATTTTGAACTGATTACTACAGATACTGGCAGCAAGGCCAGAGCAGGTAAAATTACTACTGCACACGGAGAAATAGAAACACCGATTTTTATGCCGGTAGGTACCGTAGGCAGCGTGAAAGCCGTTACACAGGAACAACTCCGCGAAGCCGTTCAGGCACAGATTATCCTGGGTAATACTTATCATCTGTACCTGCGTCCGGGATTGGAAGTACTTTCCAAAGCCGGCGGACTTCATAAATTCAATGGTTGGGACAGACCAATCCTGACCGATAGCGGCGGTTACCAGGTGTTTTCCCTGGCTGCCAACCGTAAAATCAAGGAAGAAGGAGTTGTTTTTCAATCACATATAGACGGTTCCCGTCACCTGTTTACGCCTGAAAATGTAATGGATATCCAGCGTACCATCGGTGCGGATATTATTATGGCCTTCGACGAATGTCCGCCATACCCTTCCGAATACCGCTACGCACGTAAGTCGATGGACTTAACCCATCGCTGGCTGGACCGCTGTATCCAGCGCCTGGCAGATACCATGCCTGCATACGGCCACGAACAAACGCTCTTCCCTATCGTACAGGGTAGTACCTATAAAGACCTCCGTAAAGCATCGGCTGAATACATCGCCTCCCGCGGTGCAGCTGGTAATGCCATCGGCGGACTCAGCGTTGGGGAGCCGGAAGAAGATATGTACGAAATGTGTGAACTCGTATGCGATATCCTGCCGGTAGAGAAACCAAGGTACCTGATGGGTGTTGGTACCCCATGGAATATCCTGGAAAATATTTCCCTCGGTGTGGATATGTTCGACTGTGTAATGCCAACCCGTAATGGTCGTAACGGTATGTTATTTACCTGGAATGGCGTTATCAACATCAGAAATAAGAAATGGGCAGATGATTTCACGCCAATCGATGCCAACAGCGAATGTTTTGCTACCAAAGACTATTCAAAAGCCTATATCCGTCACCTTTTTGTGGCCGGTGAAATTTTAGGCATGACACTGGCTAGTATTCATAACCTGGCGTTTTACCTGGAACTGGTGAAAGAAGCCCGTAAACAAATACTTGCAGGCACTTTCAGCACATGGAAACCTAAAATGATCAGTCAGTTAAAAACCCGTTTATAA
- a CDS encoding BT_3987 domain-containing protein: MSKKLKYILFLVILTIGAACEKSHIDDYIPPAVVNLTKFGIENIQLYTFDSLYVDTIYATNAGKDIAGNTDISFAPDASYVDSLNLAAGATYALLPEQCYSLDVNNGTINSANRTLTFPVKLRPRLIDALDKKVSYVLPLKIVSKLPGQLGPNKRIVIQPVIGQAFINLSDTGVTEIVASTAGDSIKYALQVNISFVNSQDKSHFSISSGAPVLTMYNTARNTMLQALPEDAYKLSYDSVMPKGASAATLNFVINKSKMPKGVYSVALKLNSGSFGDGQIFPQYSSYKVIRIINNTDTARNARTGWAITDYDSYSGAGYEPVKIMDNDFNTYWQCAYNSSQVGRVTLPYTIVVDMGKLTNVNGFELWRRPGTYVTDLRGGYFEVSADNVNWKTATAFDCGTTNKSAGPFYFYCETTNARYIRIHLTSSNRSNIANIAEFFTVK; encoded by the coding sequence ATGAGCAAGAAACTAAAATATATTCTATTTCTCGTTATACTCACTATTGGTGCGGCTTGTGAAAAGTCGCACATAGATGATTACATCCCGCCGGCAGTGGTGAACCTGACGAAATTCGGCATAGAGAATATTCAGCTGTATACTTTTGATAGTTTGTATGTAGATACCATATATGCGACCAATGCGGGTAAGGATATCGCAGGAAATACAGATATTTCATTTGCACCGGATGCTTCGTATGTAGATAGTCTGAACCTCGCTGCTGGCGCTACTTACGCCTTGCTGCCGGAACAGTGCTACTCGCTGGATGTTAACAACGGCACTATCAATAGCGCCAACAGAACCCTGACATTCCCCGTGAAGCTCAGGCCCCGTTTGATAGATGCGTTAGATAAAAAAGTGAGTTATGTTTTGCCGCTGAAGATTGTCAGCAAATTACCTGGTCAGTTAGGTCCCAATAAACGGATCGTTATCCAGCCGGTAATCGGGCAGGCATTTATCAATTTAAGCGATACCGGCGTAACGGAGATCGTGGCCAGTACTGCCGGCGATTCTATCAAATATGCGTTACAGGTAAATATCAGTTTCGTTAATTCCCAGGATAAGAGTCATTTTTCCATCAGCAGCGGCGCGCCGGTATTAACGATGTATAATACAGCCAGAAATACAATGCTGCAAGCCCTTCCTGAAGACGCTTACAAATTGAGTTACGATTCAGTAATGCCGAAGGGCGCATCTGCGGCAACCTTAAATTTTGTTATCAATAAAAGTAAAATGCCTAAAGGCGTTTATTCGGTGGCGCTGAAGCTTAATTCCGGCAGTTTCGGAGACGGTCAGATATTCCCGCAGTATAGTTCGTATAAGGTGATACGTATCATCAATAATACGGATACGGCCAGGAATGCCCGTACAGGCTGGGCTATCACGGATTATGATTCCTATTCAGGCGCGGGTTACGAGCCGGTTAAGATCATGGATAATGATTTTAATACTTACTGGCAGTGTGCATATAATTCCAGCCAGGTAGGAAGAGTGACCTTACCATATACGATTGTGGTGGATATGGGCAAGCTGACGAATGTCAATGGTTTTGAGCTGTGGCGCCGGCCAGGCACCTATGTGACCGATCTGAGAGGCGGCTATTTTGAGGTGTCGGCAGATAACGTTAACTGGAAAACAGCTACTGCGTTTGATTGCGGCACTACCAACAAATCTGCCGGACCGTTTTATTTTTATTGTGAAACAACCAATGCCAGGTATATCAGGATACACCTGACTTCTTCCAATAGGTCCAATATTGCCAATATTGCAGAATTTTTTACTGTGAAGTAG